The following proteins are co-located in the Triticum aestivum cultivar Chinese Spring chromosome 1A, IWGSC CS RefSeq v2.1, whole genome shotgun sequence genome:
- the LOC123100867 gene encoding uncharacterized protein — protein sequence MNGISIYTRILSETLLRLYTLAGQVKKGMVPPWTRDVEEAMANAEEEEDVEEPLDCGICFLLLDAPPTFMCEAGHLICSPCRDMLGLVAGTCHVCSAKAARLGSRRSLGRDVWPVYYEPRDRCGALRGPCRCPGDACGFVGSTAALLCHFVSAHDWPVHAGVTSGDSIAVRLRDGFNIVAVDCIGGASGQDRLEFPGRYLLVLEMIQQTFGRTVFAFCLRPDAAFWEKEAQCRVSLYYSRNILEGDDDKPPVQCYYQTTKASVTCTDLSSGLPDPEDCFQAHVYRSVDLEDNEDTVEVTLRILIN from the exons ATGAATGGTATAAGTATATATACCAGGATACTATCGGAGACCCTTCTTCGACTTTATACCCTAGCAGGCCAAGTAAAAAAGGGAATGGTGCCGCCGTGGACCCGCGATGTCGAGGAGGCGATGGCgaacgcggaggaggaggaggacgtcgaGGAGCCCCTCGACTGCGGCATCTGCTTCCTTCTACTCGATGCGCCGCCGACCTTCATG TGCGAAGCTGGGCACCTGATCTGCTCGCCCTGCCGCGACATGCTCGGGCTGGTGGCGGGGACGTGCCACGTCTGCAGCGCCAAGGCCGCCCGCCTCGGCTCTCGCCGGAGCCTCGGCCGCGACGTCTGGCCGGTCTACTATGAGCCCCGCGACCGCTGCGGCGCGCTCCGCGGGCCGTGCCGCTGCCCAGGCGACGCCTGCGGCTTCGTCGGCAGCACGGCGGCGCTCCTCTGTCACTTCGTCAGCGCTCATGACTGGCCGGTCCACGCCGGGGTGACCTCCGGGGACAGCATCGCCGTCCGCCTGCGGGACGGCTTCAACATCGTCGCCGTCGACTGCATCGGCGGCGCCTCCGGGCAAGACCGCCTAGAATTCCCCGGAAGGTATCTGCTCGTGCTGGAGATGATCCAGCAGACATTCGGCCGCACGGTCTTCGCCTTCTGCCTACGTCCCGACGCCGCCTTCTGGGAGAAGGAGGCGCAGTGCCGCGTCAGCCTCTACTACTCGCGCAACATCCTCGAAGGCGACGATGACAAGCCGCCGGTTCAGTGCTACTACCAGACAACCAAGGCCAGCGTGACGTGCACCGATCTCTCCAGCGGGCTGCCCGACCCCGAGGACTGCTTCCAGGCTCACGTGTACCGCTCCGTCGACCTGGAGGACAACGAGGACACCGTCGAGGTGACGCTCAGGATTCTCATCAACTGA
- the LOC123191474 gene encoding beta-glucuronosyltransferase GlcAT14B yields MGLGGMRGGIGGGGAGSGERWRWILFLSLVSVSFLLSFLFLFLSAYSSPTRLRLPGLTTARAAAGVRRGPDALPCLAYLLIGGRGDGHRLLRLLLAVYHPRNRYILHLSADASHEERRDLAAGVAAAAPAAVSFDNVALVGTPTAGTPVGSSGLAGTLRAAAVLLRLHPDWDWFITLNAADYPLVTQDDLIHALSYVPREFNFIDHTSDIGQKESEKVQSMIVDAGIYLSGRTNFFRATQKRPSPDAFKFFTGSPWVILNRRFIEYCVLGWENLPRLLLMYFNNVMLPQEGYFHSVICNSLDFRNSTVNNDLRYKVWDDPPQTEPLFLSMAHYDKMVDSGQPFARRFQANGPLLDKIDEKLLKRPGHGPVPGAWCAGRKSWFIDPCSQWSDVNVVKPGPQALKLQQYINRTLEEADSGAKSCRP; encoded by the exons ATGGGATTGGGGGGCATGAGAGGCGGCatcgggggagggggcgccggctcGGGCGAGAGGTGGAGGTGGATCCTCTTCCTCTCGCTGGTCtccgtctccttcctcctctcgttcctcttcctcttcctctccgccTACTCCTCCCCGACGCGCCTCCGCCTCCCTGGGCTcaccaccgcccgcgccgccgccggagtccgccgcggccccgacgcgctcccctgcctcgcctACCTCCTCATCGGCGGCCGGGGCGACGGGCACCGCCTCCTACGACTCCTCCTCGCAGTCTACCACCCACGCAACCGCTACATCCTCCACCTCTCCGCCGACGCCTCCCACGAAGAGCGCCGGGACCTTGCTGCTGGGGTCGCCGCCGCGGCGCCCGCCGCTGTCTCTTTCGACAACGTCGCTCTTGTGGGCACGCCTACCGCGGGGACACCCGTCGGGTCGTCGGGCCTCGCCGGCACGTTACGCGCCGCTGCTGTCCTGCTCCGCCTCCACCCCGACTGGGACTGGTTCATCACCCTCAACGCCGCCGATTATCCCCTCGTCACCCAGGACG ATTTGATTCATGCCTTGTCGTATGTTCCAAGGGAATTTAACTTCATTGATCACACTAGTGACATTGGACAGAAAGA ATCTGAAAAAGTGCAATCGATGATAGTGGATGCTGGAATATACTTGTCAGGGAGGACCAACTTCTTCCGAGCCACACAGAAACGACCAAGTCCTGATGCTTTCAAGTTCTTCACAG GTTCTCCATGGGTTATTCTGAACCGACGGTTTATAGAGTACTGTGTTCTTGGTTGGGAGAATCTTCCTCGGCTTCTTCTCATGTACTTCAACAATGTAATGCTACCTCAGGAAGGATATTTCCACTCAGTCATATGCAACTCGCTTGACTTCCGTAATTCCACTGTTAACAATGACTTGAGGTACAAGGTGTGGGATGATCCACCTCAGACAGAGCCCCTTTTTCTCAGCATGGCACATTATGATAAGATGGTGGACAGTGGACAGCCTTTTGCAAGGCGGTTTCAAGCGAATGGACCGTTGCTGGACAAGATCGATGAGAAACTACTTAAGCGTCCGGGCCATGGGCCTGTTCCTGGTGCCTGGTGCGCAGGAAGGAAGAGCTGGTTCATTGACCCATGTTCCCAGTGGAGCGATGTGAATGTTGTGAAACCTGGTCCTCAAGCCTTGAAGTTGCAGCAATATATCAATCGGACCTTGGAAGAAGCAGATTCTGGCGCAAAATCATGCAGGCCATAG